In a single window of the Sesamum indicum cultivar Zhongzhi No. 13 linkage group LG16, S_indicum_v1.0, whole genome shotgun sequence genome:
- the LOC105178514 gene encoding uncharacterized protein LOC105178514 encodes MSERPVPRRESPWGVSEGEHRQPKAHRCNDRAEDLIHAFFEGNPFKTIPGPFKLFWQCMQSKPGEEPTEPFYYLELDPPKREVKLE; translated from the exons atgagTGAAAGGCCGGTGCCCAGGAGGGAGAGCCCATGGGGAGTGTCGGAGGGCGAGCATCGCCAACCAAAAGCCCACAGATGCAATGACCGAGCTGAAGATCTCATCCAT GCATTTTTCGAGGGCAACCCTTTTAAAACAATTCCAGGCCCTTTCAAGCTGTTTTGGCAGTGCATGCAATCGAAACCTGG GGAAGAACCGACGGAGCCTTTCTACTACTTGGAACTGGACCCTCCCAAACGAGAAGTAAAACTTGAGTAG
- the LOC105178515 gene encoding LOW QUALITY PROTEIN: glutamate receptor 3.5-like (The sequence of the model RefSeq protein was modified relative to this genomic sequence to represent the inferred CDS: inserted 1 base in 1 codon): MKAHVCRRRVLEFLISCMWVAMGVMGXTGNSSAGSGNGPRVVNVGALFTFDSVIGKSAGPALLAAIEDVNSDTSILKDTKLNLISQDTNCSGFLGTVDAMQLMRREVVAAIGPQSSGIAHVISHVMNELHVPLLSFGATDPTLSALQYPYFLRTTVSEYFQMHAIADLVAYFRWREVVAVFVDDDYGRNGISALGDALSAKRAKISHKAAFSPGASTSDISSLLAGVNLLESRVIVVHVNPDSGLNIFSAANKLGMMSRDYVWIATDWLPSVLDSSKRIDPHTLALIQGVLALRHHTPNSDLKTQFTSHWGSFKNNETPMFNSYALYAYDSVWLLARALDAHFKGGGTISFSDDPRLQERNGSALGFTSLRVFNQGPKLLEILIAMNFTGLTGQVQFDSEKNLIHPAFDVLNIGGSGPRRLGYWSNYSGLSILPPEKLDANLSNTSISNQSLYTVIWPGETTAKPRGWAFPDNGTLLRIAVPYRVTYPDFVTKDEGPLGAKGYCIDVFEAAVQLLPYPVPYQFILYGDGRRNPSFSNLVNDVAQSKYDAAVGDVTITTNRTKIVDFTQPYMESGLVVVAPVRQIKSSPWAFLKPFTWQMWGVTGVFFLFVGAVVWILEHRMNTEFRGPPRQQLVTVFWFSFSTMFFSHRENTVSTLGRAVLILWLFVVLIINSSYTASLTSILTVQQLSSRIQGIDTLISSSDPIGIQDGSFAYNYLINELNIAESRLRVLKTEEEYVTALQQGPNHGGVAAIVDELPYVELFLSDAKCMFSTVGREFTKSGWGFAFQRDSPLALDLSTAILQLSENGELQRIRNKWLSPVDCFAETNPIDENRLSLKSFWGLFLICGIACFAALTFFFCRVCMQYSRYSSGGEQRDEEETEPSRPTTCTFFSASCRDLLEFVDKTEAEMKEMWTKSRDSMQHPGQGSVAQSS; the protein is encoded by the exons ATGAAGGCCCATGTATGTAGGAGGAGGGTTTTGGAGTTCTTGATTTCTTGTATGTGGGTTGCCATGGGAGTGATGG AGACAGGAAATTCCAGTGCTGGTTCTGGTAATGGGCCAAGAGTGGTAAATGTGGGGGCATTGTTCACATTTGATTCAGTTATTGGAAAGTCTGCAGGGCCAGCTCTTCTTGCTGCAATTGAAGATGTGAACTCTGATACGAGCATTCTCAAGGACACAAAGCTCAACCTCATCTCGCAGGATACCAATTGCAGTGGATTTCTTGGAACAGTTGACG CTATGCAGCTGATGCGGAGAGAAGTTGTTGCTGCAATCGGTCCACAATCATCAGGGATAGCCCATGTGATTTCCCATGTTATGAATGAACTTCATGTCCCGCTTTTGTCATTCGGTGCTACAGATCCGACTCTTTCCGCTCTCCAGTACCCATACTTCCTCCGCACTACCGTCAGTGAATATTTCCAGATGCATGCGATTGCTGATCTCGTAGCATATTTCAGATGGAGAGAAGTTGTTGCCGTCTTTGTTGATGATGATTACGGTAGAAACGGGATCTCCGCATTGGGCGATGCACTTTCAGCTAAACGTGCGAAGATCTCTCACAAGGCAGCCTTTAGTCCCGGAGCCTCAACAAGCGACATTAGCAGCTTGTTGGCAGGCGTGAACCTGTTGGAATCTCGGGTCATTGTTGTGCATGTCAATCCCGATTCTGGTCTCAACATCTTCTCTGCAGCAAATAAACTTGGAATGATGAGCAGGGACTATGTTTGGATTGCTACAGACTGGCTTCCTTCTGTTCTGGATTCgtccaagaggattgatccacATACGCTTGCACTTATACAAGGGGTTCTTGCACTTCGGCACCACACTCCCAATTCTGACCTCAAAACACAGTTTACTTCTCATTGGGGAAGCTTCAAGAACAATGAAACACCAATGTTCAACTCCTATGCTCTGTATGCTTATGATTCCGTTTGGTTACTAGCCCGAGCACTCGATGCTCACTTTAAAGGTGGTGGAACTATCAGCTTCTCTGATGATCCAAGACTGCAGGAAAGGAATGGGAGCGCCCTTGGTTTCACATCTCTCCGTGTTTTCAACCAGGGCCCGAAATTGCTCGAGATTCTCATTGCAATGAACTTCACTGGTCTGACGGGACAAGTTCAGTTTGACTCAGAAAAGAATTTGATTCATCCAGCATTTGATGTTCTTAACATTGGTGGAAGTGGTCCAAGGAGGCTGGGTTATTGGTCGAATTACTCAGGTTTATCAATCCTTCCTCCTGAAAAGTTGGATGCAAATCTATCAAACACTTCCATCAGTAATCAGAGTCTGTATACTGTGATATGGCCTGGCGAAACTACAGCAAAGCCTCGGGGATGGGCATTCCCGGATAACGGGACGCTTTTGCGCATTGCGGTACCTTACAGGGTTACTTATCCCGATTTTGTGACTAAAGATGAAGGGCCATTAGGGGCCAAAGGATACTGCATTGATGTATTTGAAGCTGCAGTTCAGTTATTGCCTTATCCTGTTCCGtaccaatttattttatatggagATGGTCGAAGGAACCCTTCGTTCAGCAATCTTGTGAACGACGTAGCGCAAAGT AAATATGATGCGGCTGTTGGGGATGTGACTATTACTACAAACAGAACAAAGATTGTGGACTTTACACAGCCTTACATGGAATCCGGGCTTGTTGTAGTTGCTCCTGTCAGGCAGATTAAATCTAGTCCATGGGCATTCCTCAAGCCATTTACTTGGCAGATGTGGGGTGTAACGGGGGTCTTCTTTCTTTTCGTTGGAGCTGTTGTTTGGATTCTTGAGCACCGGATGAACACTGAGTTTCGAGGTCCTCCACGCCAACAGCTTGTAACAGTATTTTG GTTTAGCTTCTCAACAATGTTTTTCTCACACA GAGAAAACACAGTGAGCACCCTGGGCCGAGCGGTGCTGATCCTGTGGCTTTTTGTAGTCTTGATTATCAACTCAAGCTACACAGCTAGTTTGACATCAATTCTCACAGTGCAGCAACTTTCTTCAAGAATTCAAGGCATAGACACCTTGATCTCAAGTTCTGATCCTATAGGGATCCAGGACGGCTCGTTtgcatataattatcttattaacGAATTGAACATAGCAGAATCAAGGCTTCGAGTATTGAAAACTGAAGAAGAGTACGTTACGGCCCTTCAACAAGGTCCGAATCATGGCGGGGTTGCTGCTATCGTCGATGAGCTTCCTTATGTTGAGCTTTTCTTGTCCGACGCCAAGTGTATGTTCAGTACCGTGGGACGGGAGTTCACCAAGAGCGGATGGGGATTC GCATTCCAAAGGGACTCCCCATTGGCGCTAGATTTGTCGACCGCCATCCTTCAACTATCAGAAAATGGAGAACTCCAACGGATCCGCAACAAATGGCTCTCCCCTGTTGACTGCTTCGCTGAGACGAACCCCATTGATGAGAATCGGCTCTCCCTCAAGAGCTTCTGGGGCTTATTTCTCATTTGCGGGATCGCCTGCTTTGCTGCATTAACCTTCTTTTTCTGCAGGGTTTGCATGCAATACAGCAGATATAGTTCAGGGGGTGAGCAACGAGACGAAGAGGAAACTGAACCCTCTCGCCCCACTACTTGCACGTTCTTCTCCGCCAGCTGCAGGGATTTGTTGGAATTTGTGGACAAGACTGAGGCCGAAATGAAGGAAATGTGGACGAAGAGCAGAGACTCGATGCAGCACCCAGGCCAAGGCTCTGTTGCGCAGAGCAGTTGA
- the LOC105178516 gene encoding aconitate hydratase, cytoplasmic — MYITSGTSALLRRASHSSSSSAGKRVFSSLSRKPASPSPSPSVNHNLHSVGQQHLRSLSYLSAARWSHGVDWKSPPSLAAQIRIASVSSDTLLHRKIATMAAENPFKGIFTSLPKSGGGEFGKFYSLPALNDPRIDKLPYSIRILLESAIRNCDGFQVTKEDVEKIIDWENTSPKLVEIPFKPARVLLQDFTGVPAVVDLACMRDAMNKLGSDSNKINPLVPVDLVIDHSVQVDVARSENAVQANMELEFQRNKERFAFLKWGSKAFQNMLVVPPGSGIVHQVNLEYLGRVVFNTDGILYPDSVVGTDSHTTMIDGLGVAGWGVGGIEAEAAMLGQPMSMVLPGVVGFKLSGKLRNGVTATDLVLTVTQMLRKHGVVGKFVEFYGGGVGEISLADRATIANMSPEYGATMGFFPVDHVTLQYLKLTGRSDETVEMIEAYLRANKMFVDYSEIQSFLFSKCQXXXXLHLDLADVEPCISGPKRPHDRVPLKEMKADWHSCLDNKVGFKGFAVPKEAQQKVASFSFHGQPAELKHGSVVIAAITSCTNTSNPSVMLGAGLVAKKACELGLQVKPWIKTSLAPGSGVVTKYLQKSGLQKYLNQQGFNIVGYGCTTCIGNSGELDESVAATISENDIVAAAVLSGNRNFEGRVHPLTRANYLASPPLVVAYALAGTVDIDFDKEPIGVGKDGKDVYFRDIWPSTEEVAEVVQSSVLPDMFKSTYEAITQGNPMWNQLSVPDAKLYSWDPSSTYIHEPPYFKNMTMNPPGPHGVKDAYCLLNFGDSITTDHISPAGSIHKDSPAAKFLIERGVDRKDFNSYGSRRGNDEIMARGTFANIRLVNKLLNGEVGPKTVHIPTGEKLYVFDAAMKYKSAGQDTIILAGAEYGSGSSRDWAAKGPMLLGVKAVIAKSFERIHRSNLVGMGIIPLCFKPGEDADTLGLTGHERYTIDLPSKISDIRPGQDVTVVTDSGKQFTCTVRFDTEVELAYFNHGGILPYVIRQLTKQ; from the exons ATGTATATAACGAGCGGCACCTCCGCGCTTCTGAGGAGAGCTTCTCACTCTTCTTCTTCGAGTGCTGGCAAAAGGgtgttttcttctctctctaggAAACCCGCTTCGCCCTCGCCTTCGCCGTCCGTTAATCATAATCTGCACTCCGTTGGGCAGCAGCACCTCCGATCTCTGAGTTATCTATCGGCGGCGCGTTGGAGCCACGGCGTTGATTGGAAATCGCCACCTAGTCTTGCGGCGCAGATCAGAATCGCGTCTGTTTCTTCTGATACTCTGTTGCATCGCAAGATCGCTACAATGG CTGCTGAGAATCCCTTCAAGGGAATTTTCACTAGTCTACCCAAGTCCGGCGGGGGTGAATTTGGAAAGTTCTACAGTCTGCCAGCTCTAAATGATCCGAGGATAg ATAAGCTGCCATACTCTATTAGGATCCTTCTTGAATCAGCAATACGCAACTGTGATGGCTTCCAAGTAACCAAGGAAGATGTTGAGAAGATCATTGACTGGGAAAATACTTCCCCAAAGCTAGTTGAGATCCCCTTCAAGCCTGCCCGAGTACTACTCCAG GATTTTACCGGTGTACCCGCTGTGGTTGACCTTGCTTGCATGCGTGATGCTATGAACAAGCTTGGCAGTGATTCTAACAAGATCAATCCATTG GTACCAGTAGATCTGGTTATTGATCATTCAGTACAAGTTGATGTGGCAAGATCAGAAAATGCTGTTCAAGCAAATATGGAGCTTGAATTCCAGAGAAACAAGGAGAGATTTGCTTTCCTTAAGTGGGGATCTAAAGCTTTTCAAAACATGCTTGTTGTTCCACCTGGTTCGGGTATAGTGCACCAG GTCAATCTTGAATATCTTGGACGGGTTGTCTTCAATACTGATGGAATACTCTATCCAGATAGTGTGGTTGGGACTGATTCTCATACCACCATGATTGATGGTCTGGGAGTTGCTGGTTGGGGAGTTGGAGGTATTGAAGCAGAGGCAGCAATGCTTGGTCAG CCGATGAGCATGGTGTTGCCAGGAGTGGTTGGGTTCAAATTATCTGGAAAATTACGGAATGGTGTCACTGCTACTGACTTGGTTTTAACTGTCACACAAATGCTACGGAAGCATGGAGTTGTCGGGAAGTTTGTCGAATTTTATG GCGGTGGTGTGGGTGAAATCTCATTAGCTGACAGAGCCACCATTGCAAACATGTCTCCAGAGTATGGCGCCACTATGGGGTTCTTCCCTGTAGATCATGTCACTTTGCAATATCTGAAATTAACTGGCAGAAGTGACGAGACT GTGGAAATGATAGAAGCTTATCTACGTGCAAATAAAATGTTCGTGGACTACAGTGAG attcaatcttttcttttctccaaatGCCAGNNNNNNNNNNATCTGCATCTAGACCTAGCAGATGTTGAACCATGTATTTCTGGACCGAAGAG GCCCCATGATCGGGTCCCattgaaagaaatgaaagCTGATTGGCATTCTTGCCTGGATAACAAAGTGGGATTCAAG GGATTTGCTGTGCCAAAAGAAGCACAACAGAAAGTGGCAAGCTTTTCATTCCATGGACAACCAGCAGAGCTTAAGCATGGTAGTGTTGTGATTGCTGCTATCACGAGTTGTACAAATACATCAAACCCAAGTGTTATGCTTGGGGCAGGTCTTGTAGCCAAGAAAGCTTGTGAGCTGGGGCTTCAG GTAAAACCATGGATAAAGACAAGCCTTGCTCCTGGATCTGGAGTTGTTACAAAATACTTGCAGAAGAG TGGGCTACAGAAATACTTAAACCAGCAAGGCTTCAACATTGTGGGGTATGGTTGCACTACATGCATTGGAAATTCTGGGGAATTGGATGAATCTGTTGCTGCTACTATATCAGAAAATG ACATTGTTGCAGCTGCCGTACTTTCTGGAAATCGTAACTTTGAGGGTCGCGTCCATCCCTTGACAAGAGCAAACTATCTTGCTTCACCTCCTCTAGTTGTTGCATATGCCCTTGCCGGCACG GTTGATATTGACTTTGACAAAGAGCCAATTGGTGTAGGCAAGGATGGTAAAGATGTGTATTTCAGGGATATCTGGCCATCAACTGAAGAAGTAGCTGAG GTGGTTCAATCCAGTGTGCTGCCTGATATGTTCAAAAGCACATATGAGGCTATCACTCAGGGTAACCCCATGTGGAATCAGTTATCAGTACCCGATGCCAAGCTATACTCGTGGGATCCAAGTTCTACTTACATCCACGAACCTCCATACTTCAAGAATATGACCATGAATCCTCCAGGTCCACATGGAGTAAAAGACGCCTACTGTTTGCTGAACTTCGGTGATAGTATTACAACAGATCACATCTCTCCAGCAGGAAGCATTCACAAGGATAGTCCAGCTGCCAAATTTCTCATTGAACGTGGAGTTGATCGCAAGGATTTCAATTCCTATGGCAGTCGCCGTGGTAATGATGAAATAATGGCAAGAGGAACTTTTGCAAATATTCGCCTTGTGAACAAATTGTTGAATGGTGAAGTTGGCCCGAAGACTGTCCACATACCCACTGGAGAAAAGCTTTATGTATTTGATGCCGCAATG AAATACAAGTCTGCGGGCCAGGACACTATTATTTTGGCTGGAGCAGAGTATGGAAGTGGAAGCTCCAGAGATTGGGCTGCCAAGGGCCCAATGTTGTTG GGAGTTAAAGCAGTGATTGCCAAAAGCTTTGAAAGGATCCACCGGAGTAATCTTGTGGGTATGGGCATCATTCCTCTATGTTTCAAACCTGGTGAGGATGCAGACACATTAGGGTTGACGGGCCATGAACGTTACACTATTGATCTCCCTAGCAAAATCTCTGATATCCGCCCTGGCCAAGATGTTACCGTCGTTACTGATAGTGGAAAACAATTCACATGCACTGTCCGTTTCGACACTGAG GTGGAGCTGGCCTACTTCAACCATGGTGGTATACTCCCATATGTAATTCGACAGCTGACTAAGCAGTAA
- the LOC105178517 gene encoding uncharacterized protein LOC105178517, with translation MMSYGSRFFTKALFTKSKTASSSCTALSLVRTHFASSTSLPRVRAMATDSAASSPFKKVQIQRENTTFDAYVIGKDNAPGIVVLQEWWGVDFEIKNHAQKISQFDSGYKALIPDLYRGKVGLDVAEAQHLMDGLDWQGAVKDIEASVNWLKTNGSQKVGVTGYCMGGALAIASSVLVPGVDAVVAFYGVPSPELADPVNAKSPVQAHFGELDSFVGFSDPKTGKALEEKLKASGVPHEVYIYPGVAHAFMNSSPEGIQRRKNMGMNDEDAATVELAWTRFRSWMTRFLSS, from the exons ATGATGTCGTATGGTTCCAGATTCTTCACAAAAGCCCTCTTCACCAAATCCAAGACCGCTTCTAGTTCTTGCACAGCGCTCTCCCTTGTGAGAACCCACTTCGCTTCCTCTACTTCTCTTCCTCGGGTTCGAGCGATGGCTACCGACTCTGCTGCCTCTTCACCATTCAAGAAAGTCCAGATTCAGAGAGAAAACACG ACATTTGACGCTTACGTGATTGGCAAAGACAATGCTCCTGGGATTGTTGTGCTTCAGGAATGGTGGGGTGTTGATTTTGAGATCAAGAATCATGCTCAGAAGATTTCTCAGTTCGATTCAGGCTATAAAGCTTTGATCCCAGA TTTGTACCGGGGAAAGGTTGGTCTGGATGTTGCTGAAGCACAACATTTGATGGATGGTCTTGATTGGCAAGGAGCCGTAAAGGATATTGAAGCCTCGGTTAATTGGCTGAAGACAAATGGTTCTCAGAAG GTTGGTGTCACTGGATATTGCATGGGTGGTGCCCTTGCTATTGCAAGTTCTGTCCTGGTCCCTGGCGTTGATGCTGTGGTAGCCTTTTATGGAGTGCCTTCACCAGAGCTTGCAGATCCGGTCAATGCTAAGTCACCTGTGCAGGCTCACTTTGGTGAGCTTGATAGTTTTGTCGGATTTTCTGATCCAAAG ACTGGGAAAGCTTTAGAAGAGAAGCTGAAGGCATCTGGAGTTCCCCATGAGGTATACATATACCCTGGAGTTGCCCATGCCTTCATGAACAGTTCTCCAGAGGGAATACAGAGACGAAAAAATATGGGAATGAACGATGAGGATGCTGCTACAGTCGAGCTGGCATGGACTCGCTTCCGCTCATGGATGACTCGTTTCTTATCATCCTGA